From the genome of Solanum stenotomum isolate F172 chromosome 5, ASM1918654v1, whole genome shotgun sequence:
caactttatcatcaacattgtttttcCAATGATATCCACAATTTGTTCTACGCTCTGGATCTCTgaacatgtatcattttcacTCATTCAATAGGTTATTAATGTCTATTTTATTGCAGTAACCGAGATCAATAATCATGACCTCAACTTCATGAATGACGTTTTTACAAGTTggttcattcaaattttttgagatttcatctctaaataatttttttggtgtCGAAGCAcacttttattaatttatcaattaaataatacttctataaaataataaattttatggtCCTGCCTATATTATTCTTTATGTGATGAAATATATGATCATTTAAAGTTGATCATTGTATAAACTAATACAAAAAACTTAACCGATAGAAAGACTTTGAACTCGACTTAGAGCTAGAGGTCTCTTATGACCCTAAATCACTTCTAATACACTTGATGTTAGTGTGATATcttaatactaaaaaaatatatatcatatgTCACATTAAGTATCATGTTATGTCCATTGGTGGGTATTACATTTGTGCCTCTTTACTCTCATCAATTATGGAAGGATGTGATCATTAGTTGTAATAACTTGTGTAACCACCCATTCTTAATTTTACCCATTATTCCACCTCTTTATTCCTTGCCATTCACTTATCCAATTTACtacccattatcttcctattcattgcaaGGAAGAATTCATCATCTTTAAATAGTGTGGTCTTACTTTGTGTTGAGTACAAGTGTTGGATATAACTAGTGGAATGACTGGTTACAAAAGTTGCATTGTGTATATATTGAGTTAGTAcagtgaaagagagagttgagacaaagaaTAATATTCTAAATCTTCAATTATATTCACTATATAACATGAGAGtaattatatgttgaaggaagaTGTTCATTTGTGGAACTTTGAACTCTTCGACTAATCCAAAGTTGCTTGAGTGTATGATGTTGTTGGGCTATTGTATCCTGGAGAGACAAGTCAAGAGTGATACTGTTGAATCGGTGTATATTATGTCGCACCGAGCTTGAATCttcttaaagagagcgagatatctgCGCCTCATCCAGAAtactttttaattcatttttgtcattttattttcaactataaTTTATGGTATTTGTGGTGTATTACAccaacaattttaaggagattcatgTTTTTGTTACAGTTTGAAAAAAAGTAAGGATATCAAGACGGGAATCTCAACATAATTCTGCTCAATGCCGCTCTCTTCAAAAGATGGAAGAGAAAAGGTGTAcggtaaaatattttctacttgcTCAATTCAAGTGGAGaaaaggtaaaagaaaaaaaaaatctttttactTAATATTTGCATGAATAAAGTGTActaattttcatgaaaaatgatatttaaattcttaaaataatggggggggggggggtcatgaaatagaaaaaatcattGTGAAATATGGTTTTTGCATCTTTGAGAAATTTTCTAAAAAGGAGTATTACAAGTGCATATATTACTCTTGAAAATAATCACTTGTTAGTTCACATATGAGTTGATGATTTTAGCTCTAACATGGGGTTACCAAAGAACCTATGAAAAACATGTTGAGTAGCCATTTGGATATCAAATATTTGGGtggaaaaatattcattttgaaatgaaaaataacataaaacatGTGATAAAATTTTCTAACTTGTCAAGTCACATTATgttgaaaaaatgtgaaatgcATTTTTTTGGTTGTGCGAGTCTTGCAACTccttttgatttaatttttaaaaattatgtgacAAATTAAAAGGAGTTTGCTAGCCTAATCAAATATATAAGCTAGAAATATCACTAATTTCAATTGATATGATATAGTGTATACAGTATAGCATATACAAGCAAATCAAGTATATTTACTTGGTACGAAATTTGATGGCTTgttttatgagaaaaaatatcattCTATACTTAAAAGTTTTGTTTGTGCAGGTGAGAAAACTTGGTGCTATTTGGTGGAATTagaaacacaaattattttttgttaaatctaCTATGGAGGTTGAAGTAAAAGATTAAACTCCAATTAGTGAAAGAGTGAATTGATTTTATTAtaacaaatgtttattttgagaaattaatttttctatttttttttattgtgataGCACCAATATTATTGGTAGAATACATAATCATTATTATAAGAGTAAAATCAGACTCATGAGAAGAAAACACAATATAGTAAGATCATATTGATTACTGGTATACTCTCAATATTAATTGTGTTAAAacttgtgataatcttgcaaAATCATAAACTAAGGTCTTAGCAAGATAAATGGTATGAAGCACATCGAGGGGGACGAAATTGAAGCTCATAAATCCtgagtcatatatgaggaaacGTAATCTgggactagagatcctataatCAGGTTCAATGGGAAAAAcgaatcatatgatgacttgttaTGAAATAcactaatattaattttattcaatccCAATGATGTGAGTGCATTTATCCTATAATGAATTGTGGAGGTTGAGTCTTTGAACTATTAATGAAAGTCTGTATCTAGTATGAGTGAGGTGTCAAATCATAGGATCACCCTTGGCAAatttcacctatgtgagtgtgaaagtAGGCCGCTTTCAATGAGAATGAGCTTGTTTTAAAAAACGCTCATGAAAATCAGGATAACACATGGTCGTAATGTGATGGATGTAAAAGCTTATGTAAACACCCTAGATTATGTGTGTAAGCAATGATACTTTATTTCTCTTAAGCAGTCATAATTAAAGTTTGAGACCACTACTGACTCTTGAGTAAAGGTTATTGTTTTACTAAGTGAAGGTTCAATGCAGAGCACACATTCATTATGTATAATAGTCTATCTTCAACTAAATTGTGAAGTTCTCTcttatcttaatattaaaatgagtggggGACGGTTAGTATgccattttaatattaataaaaatgtatCATATGTCACATTATGTATCATGTTATGTTCATTAGTGGGCATTACATTGTGCCTCTTTACTCTCATCAATTATGAAAGAATGTCGTCATTAATTGTAGTAACTTTTGAAACCACCAATTCTTCATTTTACACATTATTATTCCTCTTTATtcttgtaacctatgtaacttATAGGTCACTCACTTATCCAATTTACTagccattatcttcctattcattgcaaTGAAAAATCcatcacctataaatagtgTGGTCTTACTTTGTGTTGAGTATATAAGAGATGGACAAGTGATAGAGTGTGAGATAAGATGAGAAGTGTTGCATTGTGTATATATTGAGTTACcgtagtgaaagagagagttgagacaaaaaataatattctaagTTTTCAATTATATTCACTATATAACATGAGAGTAATTATATGTTTAAGgaaggtgttctttttgtggagctttgaacTCTTCGACTAATCCAGAGTCTCTTGAGTGTACGACGTTGTTGGGCTATTGTATTCTGGAGGGGAAACGTCAAGAGTTATACTCTTGGATAGGTGTAGATTATGCCgtagtgggcttgaatctccttaaagagagcgagatatccgcgcctcagccaAAATActtgttttattcattttttgtcattttattttcaactgtaatttattgtatttttgatatattacaCCAACACCTTCTACACTTGGTAAAGGACCTTAAAACACATGAGCAAGTAGGACATCACTTGGTTCAAGCTCATATACTTATGATGAACGATTCGGATAATAGAGTTGTGATCAAGGTGTTACAAAATTATTTGACAATTTAGCTCTAGattataaatataaacataaaaattataactttacttcaatttttttttccattaacACAAACATAGCTAGTTGAACATCTATACATGACTACTGACATGTGAGCAGGAGCGATGTCCATATCTTTCTTGCATCGAGTCCTTGATTTTAGATCAGATGTCTGCAAATATTCAGtatttacaataaaataaaatggcgCAGGTGGTCAATACATTTTGTTCACCCATGGGAGTTAAAGGCTCACTATATGTTTGCTTGTAATACTGTGTTGTAGTATTTGCTCACATAAGTCTTCAGCTTGATTGCAAGAAGtccaaaatatttagtaggatGAGAGCATGTCATTTTCTAAATTTTCCACATCATTTGTTTTTGGAGTGCACCCCTTGAAGAATCTATAttcatattgaaaaaaaatatcatattacAAAGATCAAACTCATTGTCAGTGGGTTCTTGAATGATTGGGGATCGCTCTACTGACGTACACATGTCAAGCGTCTGTTGATTAATGCGATAGGCAAAAGTTTCAAGACtatgaagaaataaagataAAGAATTGTTccaaatacaaattaaaataacatgGATATCGATTAGAGATAATCACTACGTCTTTCATATCACAAATACctatatttaaagaaaaaatacattataaatgTTCATATTTAGGAGATGATGGGAATAATTACACCACTATAAGAGTCTGACTTATCTTACATAACCAAGAGGTTTTTCTTCAAACTTTGGTTGCCCTTTGAacattttcttaacaaaaaattatCCTTTGGGTTTTAGATTCTGACACATGGCATAAGTATAATTTAATGGTTaagattatataattaaaaaaaagctttaattatatatagaagtaattaattattctaaACATAATTAAGgttttgtttttattagttaaaaatcttagtcatttaattaaatatatatcatGTGTAATCAATCTAAAtagaaatttgaggaaaatggtCAAAACTCAAAAGATTACATTTGTTGTCCTATGTGCAAGTTTTTTGGTGTGAAGGGCACCGGACACGTGAAGTTAAGCCTCTATATATTACTGCCCCTCTTCTCTTTTCCCAACTTTTCAAAAGCTTTCATCACTTCATTTTCTCAATTCCATTCAACTCCAATGGTGCGATTCATTGTGTTTCTACTGCTGCTACTTGTGTCTCATGTCGTCTCCTCGCACTTTATCGTTGAGACTCTTCCTGGATTCGAAGGAAAACTTCCATTCACACTCGAAACGGGGTAAGTTAATAGTattaattttgtcattctgtaTATAAATAGACACTTAATTGTTATGTTCATATATCAGTTACATTGGTGTTGGACAAGAGGAAAAAGTGCAGCtgttttatttcttcatagaaTCTGAGAGAGACCCACAAAATGATCCTCTCATGCTTTGGCTCACTGGAGGTCCTGGTTGTTCTGGTCTATCTACCCTTCTATATGAGATGGGTATGTCAATTTTATCCTATATACTTATTAGCTTTGATATGCAATTAAAACTAACTAGTTAAATCAACTTTGCATTGATAATCCAAGGTATATGATACATCGATTAAACTAATCTTAACTCTAAAACTTTTACATGGAAGTAGACTTTCCTGCAAGTTAGCATTAGTGACAAAAGTTTTTATACTGGTTTTGATCACCGGTGTGATGTTTAGTTCAGTCCCCTTGGGTTAGACGGGTTTTTTTAGAGCTTTTTGTAGAATTCGGTTGTATGGATCTTTACTTCACTCTATCGGATTTACTATTTTGACACAAACTCTAACCCAAAGGTGTTCCATTCAATCAAGTATTCCTTAATTGAGTATACACGTCCATACCAAATATGTCGGTGTgatccttttcctttttgatcGTCATGATTTGTTTCTGCCTTGTACAAAGTATTCTGTCTTTCTTTGGATCCTTATTCTTCAGGTGCAAGTTGATCTTGATTCCCAAATCTGTATGTCTTTACTCCAGATTGCTTAATTTCCTCTTGATTCCCAGATCTGTGTGTCCTTTGTTTTCTTGTGTCTTCACTTTTGATTGCTTGATTTCCTCTAGATTGATCTTCTTAACTTTTTGATTTCTGTGATGATTTGTTGATTGCGAAaaataaacattgaaaactagtCAAGATTGTATAAAGGGCTCATAAATAATGTCCACTATGTATCAATATACATAAGGTGCAAGCAGTAAGGACGATGGCTAAAAGATCaattttaggttaagagtttCGGAGTCTAAGAGATATATTTGTTGTGAACAATTGTATGCTTCTTGTTTGGATTATTATATGTATCTCAAAAGTTAATGAGTTGTAGAAATGACCTTGATGCTTCCTTCAGGTCCTTTAACCTTTGATTATGCAAATTCTAGTGGAAATTTCCCAAAATTGGAGTTGAACTCATATTCTTGGACCAAGGTTTTGTAAGCTTAGTCGTTTACAACTggcttatatttttattgttgctCGTCTATAATCTGGGTTTCATTATTAGGTGGCCAACATAATATTTATAGATCAACCAGCTGGCACAGGCTACTCATACGCAAACACTTCAGAAGCTTACAACTGTAGTGATACCCTCTCTGTAACTCTAACTTATGAATTCCTTAGAAAGGTGAGACAATTTTGTTCTGAGCAAATTCATCCATATTTTTATGTGTAGCTCAAAATATTGATTCATTGTAGTTGGATTTGTTATCCATTGGTATTCCAAATCTTGAAAAAAGGAAACTTTACAATTTGAGACCTGTTTTAACAAGTCACAAGAGCCCAACATGTTTGAATCTTTTTCTCCaacaacatttatttatatatcttaCATCTCATGTCTCAATGTCGATCAGaacttcataagcaaattcaTGAGACTGAAATTGTTGTGTTGTAGTGGCTTATGGATCATCCCGAGTATCTCAAGAACCCACTATATGTTAGTGGTAGTTCCTATGCAGGATTTTTTGTTCCACTGCTTACTCGCAAAATATATGATGGTATTGTATCTTGTACATGAGTTCAACATCAGtctttttgttatcttgtgtcATCACCTTTTTCTTTCTCTCAAAGTATTGAAGTTGGTGACAAGCCTCAACTGAATATCAAAGTATGAACTACAATACATTTAGTTGCTCACCTCTTCTTTCTGTTCTCATTGTTGATACTTTCTCACTTTAAGTTCTGCTGTAAAACCTGAGGTTTTGGATTGAATGTAGGGATATATACTAGGCAATGCTCAAACAGATAGATACATCGACGTCAATGATAAAGTCAAATATGCTAACCGTATGGCACTTATTTCAGAGAAGATCTATCAGGTATCTAATAGCTTATGTTCTGTACTATTAACTTCTTCAGTAGTTCAACTAGAAATTACATATAATTCATTATGATTCTGCAACTAATCTTCCCTATGTTATTGTGTAGTCTGCTAAAGAAAATTGCAATGAGAATTATATTGACGTTGATCCACATAACACATTATGTCTAAATGATCTTCAGAAAGTAACAAGGGTAAGGGATCAAATTCTACACTTATAAAATGCTAAGATATCTTCAAAGTCCAATTATGCTTAAATAGTCAGTCATTGCATGTGCTTAGTGTCTCAAGAACATAAAAGAGGCACATATTTTAGAACCTTGGTGTGACCTTCCATTTCTCCAAGAAGCTCCTACAAATGTCCATTCAGTGTTTCCAATTGCAGGACCATGGTGTCGAGTAAGTCTCTATTTCCCTCCCCCCAACGAGGCCTTCTTAGCATCATGTATTGTGTTAATTCTGTTGGTATATTATACAAGAATTTGCAGAGTTAACTTCTTAAACCCAAAAACCaggaaaaaaattacatatactCATATGTTTGGGCAAATGATAAAGCTGTCCAGAAAGCACTAAATGTTCGTGAGGTATGCAAATACAGTTTTTATTCCTATTGTCCATATCCAATGCTAACCAGTTGGTTTTTGAATGATATGGTTATGTAAAAAACCCAGGGAACGACATTGGAGTGGGTGAGATGCAATGAAAGCATGCGTTATAGAGGTAAGGAGAGAACCGAGTCATATGTGTATGATGTCCCAAGTGCCATTGATTATCATCGGCATCTCACCAACAAATCCTGTCGAGCACTAATTTATAGGTATTACTCCAACATAAATTCTCTTCTTCTTCGTGTAACACCGTTCTTCTATGTGAACTTACTATATTAATCACTAACCTTAGAAAGATTGTCCTTTGTGTTTTACTAATCACTAGATAATGGAAAAAACGAAAAAGACAGAGAAACAAGAGGCGTCAACTTGTGTTCAGGCTTAAGAAAAATAAGCAATTATTAGTACTATAGTAAGCCTAATCACTGGAAAAAAGTTACCAGAATAGActgtttgatgaattttttatttttactttgatAGTGGTGACCATGACATGATTGTTCCTCATTTGAGCACGGAAGAATGGATAGACACTTTGAAGCTGCCAATTGCAAGTGATTGGGAGCCTTGGTTTATCGACGGTCAAGTGGCAGGGTTGGTTCCTTGCTCTCTAATGCTTTTTTTACCCACCCGatatttgttgatttttctaATACTTTGTTTATGTAGATACAAGGTGAAGTATTTACAAAATGACTATGAGCTGACATATGCAACCGTTAAGGTAACGACTATTCCCTATTGCAACAACTCTAAACCAACATCATTGCATCTTGATTTTCCTTGAATTAATTCATTTAGGGTGCGGGTCATAATGCGCCTGAATTCAAGCCAGAACAATGCCTTCCCATGCTTGATAGGTGGTGTTCCGGTGACCCTCTTTAGTTTCACCCTTGCAAGACATTAATGTACTCCTTTGTTTCTCTCGATCGACATAAGTTGCTTCTTTGACATATATAGCAACACCAGACATTAAGCATGTGTGTCGTGTAATCTTGACATGGAAAATCGCatcttaaaatatatatgattcGAGGTTGATACTATTTATATTAGTTTGTACTTTGTAGTATGAGAAGTTATAGAAAGGAAGTACTTGTCGAATTTATTTGGCTTTTTACGATCAGACCCATGACACTTGTATTTCATGTAGAGAAGATTTCTTTCCTCCTACCTTTCCCATATTACATTCAAACTCCTTGCCTTTTTAGACTCcttcaaatcaaaatcattaattcTTTCTCTTAAATTCACAACTTGTTTGTTTCCTTCAGTTTTATCACAAAGTTAGTATTATCCATTTCTTGATTTCTGCGCTCTTAtgtatttattctttttagaAGCTTTCCCGAATTCAACTGCTCATGATAGTATGTCACGACCGAAAGTgcaccctagatgtgacatggagTGAAAGACTctgagaggccctacacaagccacccGACATACATATACACAACATATTAGAGAAAAGCAAGAAATCTCATAAGAATTAAAGAGTTTGACATATAAGCAAAAGTACAACAAAGTCTTGacaagccatctattacatccAAAAAGTGGTTGGGATGTAACATGTACACCACATACAAAGTctgaaaattaaaacataaggAAAGCACTAAAAGTGATAGTGTCCTCGAAGTACaagactcaccaagtcttcaatcTCTAAGATGATCAACTAGACAATATT
Proteins encoded in this window:
- the LOC125865293 gene encoding serine carboxypeptidase-like 18, translating into MVRFIVFLLLLLVSHVVSSHFIVETLPGFEGKLPFTLETGYIGVGQEEKVQLFYFFIESERDPQNDPLMLWLTGGPGCSGLSTLLYEMGPLTFDYANSSGNFPKLELNSYSWTKVANIIFIDQPAGTGYSYANTSEAYNCSDTLSVTLTYEFLRKWLMDHPEYLKNPLYVSGSSYAGFFVPLLTRKIYDGIEVGDKPQLNIKGYILGNAQTDRYIDVNDKVKYANRMALISEKIYQSAKENCNENYIDVDPHNTLCLNDLQKVTRCLKNIKEAHILEPWCDLPFLQEAPTNVHSVFPIAGPWCREKNYIYSYVWANDKAVQKALNVREGTTLEWVRCNESMRYRGKERTESYVYDVPSAIDYHRHLTNKSCRALIYSGDHDMIVPHLSTEEWIDTLKLPIASDWEPWFIDGQVAGYKVKYLQNDYELTYATVKGAGHNAPEFKPEQCLPMLDRWCSGDPL